From the Ruminiclostridium josui JCM 17888 genome, one window contains:
- the purH gene encoding bifunctional phosphoribosylaminoimidazolecarboxamide formyltransferase/IMP cyclohydrolase has translation MIKRALISVSDKTGIVEFASALASKGVEIISTGGTAKTLSEAGLKVINISDITGFPECLDGRVKTLHPKVHAGLLAIRSNEEHMKQIKDLGVETIDMVIINLYPFKQTILKGNVELEEAIENIDIGGPTMLRAAAKNYQDVTVIVDPADYEKVLSEMNQSGDVSVNTKFRLAYKVFEHTSHYDTLIAKYLRDTLGDIDFPETLSLTYEKVQDMRYGENPHQKAVFYKEVGANKGLLPSAVQLHGKELSFNNINDTNGAIELVKEFDEPTVVAVKHTNPCGVGSADNIYDAYMRAYESDPVSIFGGIIAANREIDKKTAEEINKIFVEIVVAPSFTDEALAILTQKKNIRILKLENITDKISPDSYDMKKVAGGLLVQKYNSELLNPDELKCVTNVQPTKEQMEDLIFAMKVVKHTKSNAITLAKGKMTIGVGPGQTNRIVPTKVAIEYAGDRSQGAVMASDAFFPFSDCVEAAAAAGIKAIIQPGGSVRDQESIDACNKYGIAMVFTGMRHFKH, from the coding sequence ATGATTAAGCGTGCATTAATAAGTGTTTCAGACAAAACAGGTATTGTTGAGTTTGCATCTGCCTTGGCTTCAAAGGGTGTAGAGATAATTTCCACTGGAGGTACTGCAAAAACTCTTTCAGAAGCAGGGCTAAAAGTTATAAACATATCTGATATAACAGGTTTTCCTGAATGTCTCGACGGAAGAGTAAAAACTCTTCATCCAAAGGTACACGCAGGACTTCTTGCAATAAGAAGCAATGAAGAACATATGAAGCAGATAAAAGATTTGGGCGTTGAAACAATTGACATGGTAATAATAAATCTTTATCCATTCAAACAGACAATTTTAAAAGGTAATGTTGAGCTGGAAGAAGCTATAGAGAACATAGATATAGGTGGGCCTACAATGCTTAGAGCAGCTGCAAAGAACTATCAGGATGTTACAGTTATTGTTGACCCTGCTGATTATGAAAAAGTACTTAGCGAAATGAATCAATCAGGAGATGTAAGTGTTAATACAAAATTCAGATTGGCATACAAGGTTTTTGAACATACAAGTCATTATGATACTTTGATAGCAAAATATCTGAGAGACACTCTTGGAGATATTGATTTCCCTGAAACTTTATCACTTACATATGAAAAGGTTCAGGATATGCGTTACGGCGAGAATCCACATCAAAAAGCAGTATTCTACAAAGAAGTTGGAGCAAACAAAGGACTTCTCCCAAGTGCAGTACAACTTCACGGTAAAGAACTATCCTTTAATAATATAAATGATACAAACGGAGCTATTGAACTGGTAAAGGAATTCGACGAGCCTACTGTTGTTGCAGTAAAGCACACAAACCCTTGTGGTGTTGGCAGTGCAGACAATATATATGATGCTTATATGAGAGCTTATGAATCCGACCCTGTTTCTATTTTTGGAGGAATTATTGCTGCAAATAGGGAAATTGATAAGAAAACTGCAGAAGAAATCAATAAGATATTTGTAGAAATAGTTGTTGCACCATCATTTACAGATGAAGCATTGGCAATTCTTACTCAAAAGAAAAACATTAGAATATTGAAGCTTGAGAATATTACTGACAAGATATCACCTGATTCTTACGATATGAAAAAGGTTGCGGGCGGTTTACTTGTGCAAAAATATAACAGTGAGCTGTTAAATCCGGATGAATTAAAATGTGTGACTAATGTACAACCTACAAAGGAACAGATGGAAGACTTAATTTTTGCAATGAAGGTTGTAAAACATACTAAGTCAAATGCAATAACTCTTGCAAAGGGCAAAATGACAATAGGCGTTGGCCCTGGTCAGACAAATAGAATTGTACCTACAAAGGTAGCTATCGAATATGCGGGAGATAGGTCACAGGGAGCTGTAATGGCATCAGATGCATTCTTCCCGTTCTCAGATTGTGTTGAAGCTGCTGCGGCTGCCGGTATTAAGGCTATTATACAGCCCGGTGGTTCAGTAAGAGACCAGGAATCCATTGATGCATGTAATAAATACGGAATTGCAATGGTGTTTACAGGAATGAGACACTTTAAACACTAA
- the purN gene encoding phosphoribosylglycinamide formyltransferase produces MLNIGVLVSGGGSNLQAIIDKIESGYIKNVSIVTVVSSKPDAYALERAKKHGIKGICISRKTFNNIDEYDEALISHFKAHEVDLVVMAGFLSILGERFTKAYEGRVINIHPALIPSFCGKGFYGIIPHQKVIESGVKVTGATVHFVELEADAGPIILQKAVYVQDDDTPEILQKRVMEQAEWEILPEAIRLFAENRLVIEGRRVKII; encoded by the coding sequence ATGTTAAATATAGGAGTACTGGTATCAGGAGGAGGTTCTAACCTTCAGGCCATTATAGACAAAATAGAAAGCGGCTACATAAAAAATGTCAGTATAGTTACAGTAGTTTCTAGCAAGCCTGATGCATATGCTCTGGAAAGGGCTAAAAAGCACGGTATAAAAGGTATATGTATATCCAGAAAAACTTTTAACAACATAGATGAATATGACGAAGCACTGATAAGTCATTTTAAAGCACATGAGGTTGATTTGGTTGTAATGGCAGGGTTTCTTTCAATACTGGGAGAACGCTTTACAAAGGCTTATGAAGGTAGGGTAATTAACATTCATCCGGCTTTGATTCCCTCATTTTGTGGAAAAGGTTTTTATGGAATCATACCTCATCAGAAAGTAATTGAGTCCGGTGTCAAAGTTACAGGAGCCACAGTACATTTTGTTGAGCTGGAGGCTGATGCAGGCCCTATAATACTTCAAAAAGCAGTTTATGTTCAAGATGATGATACACCTGAAATTTTGCAAAAGAGAGTAATGGAACAAGCTGAGTGGGAAATATTACCAGAAGCAATACGTCTTTTTGCGGAAAACAGGTTGGTAATTGAAGGAAGACGAGTTAAGATAATTTAG
- the purM gene encoding phosphoribosylformylglycinamidine cyclo-ligase codes for MTTYREAGVDVEAGYEAVRLMKNHVKRTFRPEVMTELGGFGGLFSLDKSKYEQPVLVSGTDGVGTKLKIAFLTDKHDTVGIDCVAMCVNDVVCSGAEPLFFLDYVAVGKNYPEKVAQIVKGVADGCEMSGCSLIGGETAEMPGFYPVDEYDLAGFTVGIVDKNKIIDGKKIKAGDKLIGLPSSGIHSNGYSLVRKLINPTENNLKEYVEKLGCTLGEELLKPTKIYVKVILDLIEKYEIKGISHITGGGFIENIPRMIPKGLRVKIQKGSWPVLPIFDLLRDLGNMADKDNFNTFNMGIGMVLAVDEQKADEIISYLDSKGEKAYLIGSVTEGEAGVDIC; via the coding sequence ATGACCACTTATAGAGAAGCAGGTGTAGATGTTGAGGCAGGTTATGAAGCTGTAAGATTAATGAAAAATCATGTAAAGCGTACATTCAGGCCTGAGGTTATGACAGAACTGGGGGGCTTCGGAGGGCTTTTCAGTTTGGATAAATCTAAGTACGAACAGCCGGTATTGGTTTCAGGAACTGATGGAGTAGGAACAAAGCTAAAAATTGCGTTTTTGACAGATAAGCATGATACTGTTGGTATTGACTGTGTTGCAATGTGTGTTAACGATGTAGTATGTAGCGGAGCGGAGCCGCTGTTTTTTCTGGATTATGTTGCAGTTGGCAAGAATTATCCAGAAAAGGTTGCACAAATTGTAAAAGGGGTAGCCGATGGCTGCGAAATGTCAGGCTGTTCTCTTATTGGAGGAGAAACCGCTGAAATGCCGGGTTTTTATCCTGTTGATGAATATGATTTAGCAGGTTTTACAGTAGGAATTGTTGATAAAAACAAAATAATAGACGGTAAAAAAATCAAAGCAGGGGATAAATTAATCGGACTTCCGTCATCAGGAATTCACAGTAATGGGTATTCTTTAGTAAGAAAGCTTATAAACCCTACTGAAAACAACCTTAAAGAATATGTTGAAAAGCTTGGCTGTACTTTAGGCGAAGAACTTTTAAAGCCAACAAAAATATATGTAAAAGTAATTCTTGACCTAATTGAAAAATATGAGATAAAGGGAATATCCCATATTACAGGCGGAGGATTCATAGAGAATATTCCGAGAATGATTCCGAAAGGGTTGCGTGTTAAAATTCAAAAAGGTTCATGGCCTGTGCTTCCAATATTTGATTTACTCAGAGACCTTGGCAATATGGCTGATAAAGATAATTTTAACACTTTTAATATGGGAATCGGAATGGTTCTGGCTGTTGATGAACAAAAAGCGGATGAAATCATCAGTTATCTTGATTCCAAAGGCGAAAAGGCTTACCTTATCGGTTCAGTAACTGAAGGCGAAGCAGGGGTGGATATATGTTAA
- the purF gene encoding amidophosphoribosyltransferase translates to MCNFGDCLKCSNPDCFDERIDKMHEECGVFGVYSTDANEVDVAGLTYYGLYSLQHRGQESAGIAVSDRETIVFHKDMGLVPEIFDKVMLNHLKGTMAVGHVRYSTTGASRRENAQPIVVRSRNGQLALAHNGNIVNASILREQMENSGTIFQTTNDTEVLINLITKHSITSETLEEAVEKMMMDVKGSYGLILMAASKILGVRDPYGIRPLCIGKTPTAYVLASESCALDAVNAEFIRDVEPGEIVIIENNEIRSVRPFNNKDTKLCIFEFVYFARPDSVIDGASVQQSRYEAGKRLAIEHPVEADVVIGVPDSGISAAIGFSNQTGIPYGEGLVKNRYVGRTFIQPSQGMREVAVRIKHNPIKKSVEGKRVVIIDDSIVRGTTTRRIVQILKKAGAKEVHMRVSSPPIKFPCYFGIDISSRKELVADKLSVEEIREMICADTLGYLSLDGLLKTPIGSKLGFCSACLDGNYPIDVPEEGDKFSCGC, encoded by the coding sequence ATGTGTAATTTTGGTGATTGTTTGAAATGCAGTAATCCTGACTGCTTTGATGAAAGAATAGATAAGATGCATGAAGAATGTGGCGTATTTGGCGTATATTCAACGGATGCCAATGAAGTAGACGTGGCCGGGTTAACGTACTACGGTCTTTATTCACTCCAGCACAGAGGTCAGGAGAGTGCGGGAATAGCAGTAAGTGACAGAGAGACAATAGTTTTTCACAAAGACATGGGACTTGTTCCCGAAATATTTGACAAGGTAATGTTAAACCACTTGAAAGGTACCATGGCAGTCGGACATGTTCGTTATTCCACTACAGGAGCAAGTAGAAGAGAAAATGCCCAGCCTATAGTAGTAAGATCAAGGAACGGACAATTGGCACTGGCTCACAACGGCAATATAGTAAATGCATCTATACTCAGAGAACAGATGGAAAATAGTGGTACAATATTTCAAACAACCAATGATACCGAAGTACTTATAAATCTTATAACTAAACACAGTATTACATCAGAAACATTGGAAGAAGCTGTGGAAAAAATGATGATGGATGTAAAGGGTTCATACGGACTTATACTTATGGCTGCTTCTAAAATATTAGGAGTAAGGGACCCTTACGGAATAAGACCTTTATGTATTGGAAAAACTCCCACAGCCTATGTACTGGCTTCCGAATCATGTGCATTGGACGCAGTAAATGCTGAATTTATAAGAGATGTTGAGCCCGGTGAAATAGTAATAATTGAAAATAATGAAATCAGGTCCGTAAGACCGTTTAATAACAAGGATACAAAACTTTGTATATTTGAATTTGTATACTTTGCAAGACCAGACAGTGTTATAGACGGAGCAAGTGTTCAGCAGTCCAGGTATGAAGCCGGAAAACGACTGGCAATTGAACACCCTGTAGAAGCTGATGTGGTAATTGGGGTACCAGATTCTGGTATTTCTGCAGCGATTGGTTTTTCAAACCAAACAGGGATACCTTACGGAGAGGGTCTTGTTAAAAATAGATACGTAGGCAGAACATTTATTCAGCCAAGTCAAGGTATGCGAGAAGTAGCTGTCAGGATAAAGCACAATCCCATAAAAAAATCAGTTGAAGGAAAAAGGGTTGTTATCATTGATGATTCTATTGTAAGAGGAACAACAACCAGAAGAATTGTGCAGATTCTTAAAAAAGCTGGTGCAAAGGAAGTTCACATGCGAGTGAGTTCACCACCTATTAAATTCCCATGTTATTTCGGAATTGATATATCTTCCAGAAAGGAACTTGTGGCGGATAAACTTTCAGTTGAAGAAATCAGAGAAATGATATGTGCCGATACTTTGGGTTACTTGAGTTTGGATGGTCTTCTCAAAACACCTATTGGTTCAAAATTAGGCTTTTGTTCAGCATGTCTAGACGGAAATTATCCCATTGATGTTCCAGAAGAAGGAGATAAGTTCAGCTGCGGCTGTTAA
- the purE gene encoding 5-(carboxyamino)imidazole ribonucleotide mutase, whose protein sequence is MCISKDAKVAVIMGSDSDLSVMKNCIKILKDFEIDCEVMVCSAHRTPDKASEFAKNAEANGFDVIIAAAGKAAHLPGVLAAYTPLPVIGVPVKSSTLDGLDSLLSIVQMPSGIPVATVAVDGAENAALLAIQILSVAYHELRHKMIDYKKSLQEKVEKKNAELQKKLLEI, encoded by the coding sequence ATGTGTATTTCCAAAGATGCAAAGGTAGCTGTTATCATGGGAAGTGATTCAGACCTTTCAGTTATGAAAAACTGTATTAAAATTTTAAAGGATTTTGAAATAGACTGTGAGGTAATGGTTTGTTCCGCGCACAGGACACCAGATAAAGCGTCAGAGTTTGCGAAAAATGCAGAGGCTAACGGTTTTGATGTTATCATTGCAGCAGCAGGAAAAGCAGCACATCTTCCGGGCGTATTGGCAGCTTACACACCGCTTCCGGTTATTGGAGTGCCGGTAAAATCCTCTACTTTAGATGGATTGGATTCACTGCTGTCCATTGTTCAGATGCCTTCGGGAATTCCAGTTGCAACAGTTGCGGTAGATGGTGCGGAAAATGCTGCATTGCTGGCAATACAGATTCTTTCAGTTGCATATCATGAATTAAGACATAAAATGATCGATTATAAAAAATCCCTCCAAGAAAAAGTAGAAAAGAAAAATGCAGAGCTTCAAAAAAAGCTTCTTGAAATATAA
- a CDS encoding AEC family transporter, whose product MEQIQIITNQIIILTLLGLIGFAAGKTGFLPENSHKYISALILKITMPFLIFTTMGNYTFTRETLTNGLYIFIFGVIFILIAGLIALGQCKILKIKEKTKNIYIAQSMFGNVIFMAYPLLKAMYGDIGIVYAIFFNIANDAILWTLGIYLFNKHNTRNWRGNLLHLINPNTLAFLCGLVMIFLKFQFKIEKTFAFQKIWSVFYEAFNGLGHTTIYLSMVFIGLILSGIRITGLGDIVSKLKYFILSLFKLLLIPFLAILIFAITKGVFNPFVVRIVVLQLAMPASTIVSALALQYDSDYNAATEGIFVSTILSIFTLPLIVYLLG is encoded by the coding sequence GTGGAACAGATACAGATAATAACAAACCAGATTATAATTCTGACTCTTTTGGGATTAATAGGTTTTGCAGCAGGAAAAACCGGGTTTTTGCCTGAAAATTCTCACAAATATATATCTGCCTTGATACTGAAAATAACCATGCCGTTTTTGATATTTACGACCATGGGTAATTATACTTTTACCAGAGAAACACTGACAAATGGTCTATATATATTTATTTTCGGTGTTATTTTTATCCTTATTGCAGGATTGATTGCCTTAGGCCAATGTAAAATATTGAAAATAAAGGAAAAGACAAAAAACATATATATTGCCCAATCAATGTTCGGAAATGTTATATTTATGGCATACCCGTTATTAAAAGCAATGTACGGGGATATTGGAATTGTTTATGCTATATTTTTTAATATAGCTAATGATGCCATCCTTTGGACATTGGGAATCTATCTGTTTAACAAACATAACACTCGAAATTGGAGAGGTAATCTCCTTCACCTTATAAATCCCAATACACTTGCCTTTTTATGCGGATTAGTAATGATATTTTTAAAATTCCAGTTTAAAATAGAAAAAACATTTGCATTCCAAAAAATCTGGAGTGTATTCTATGAGGCCTTCAATGGACTGGGACACACTACTATTTACCTGTCCATGGTATTTATCGGATTGATACTTTCGGGCATAAGAATAACTGGCTTGGGTGACATAGTATCAAAGCTTAAATATTTTATATTATCACTGTTTAAGCTGCTTTTAATTCCTTTTTTAGCAATACTGATTTTTGCTATTACAAAGGGAGTTTTCAATCCATTTGTTGTCAGGATAGTTGTATTGCAACTGGCTATGCCTGCTTCAACAATTGTTTCGGCATTGGCACTTCAATATGATTCAGATTATAACGCAGCTACAGAAGGAATATTTGTTTCAACTATTCTCTCAATTTTTACACTTCCGTTAATAGTTTATCTGCTTGGATAA
- a CDS encoding zinc ribbon domain-containing protein has product MEIILYLFFVILFFGILYCVIQSAIDGSKTAEEIRMIRMILQKQYEKSSEQNIQSDNNYEVMDIPYNVCPACGATLASEDSTCPSCGLNLNGKNG; this is encoded by the coding sequence ATGGAGATTATATTATACTTATTCTTTGTTATTTTGTTTTTTGGCATACTGTATTGTGTAATCCAATCAGCAATAGATGGCTCGAAAACAGCCGAAGAAATCAGGATGATAAGAATGATATTGCAAAAACAGTATGAAAAATCATCAGAGCAGAATATACAATCGGATAATAATTATGAGGTTATGGATATTCCGTATAATGTCTGTCCGGCATGTGGAGCAACGTTGGCCTCGGAGGATAGTACTTGTCCGTCCTGCGGATTGAATCTGAACGGCAAAAACGGCTAG
- a CDS encoding sulfate/molybdate ABC transporter ATP-binding protein — MALLVDIKKRLGKFNLNVQFTSQQGILSLLGSSGSGKSMTLKCIAGIETPDEGRIVLDDRVLFDSEEKINLPPQKRRVGYLFQNYALFPNMTVEENIGAGVKLPKKEKEKYIQDKIKMFFLEGMEKKRPSQLSGGQQQRVALARILASEPDIIMLDEPFSALDSFLKWQLEQEIMGILSKFNGNVLLVSHNRNEVYRFSTDIAVISEGKIETVNKKEDLFKNPKTVAAALMTGCKNISAIKRLSDNSLMAIDWNMTLFLNRKIPDKIKYVGMRAHYFKYSEKREGTNIMSCEVVKVIENPFSYIIMLKNLNRSSNESNSSIRWEVDKDIWEEIIEKGLPINLLFPEECILLLTP; from the coding sequence ATGGCACTCTTGGTGGATATAAAAAAAAGGCTTGGAAAATTCAATCTTAATGTTCAATTCACTTCACAGCAAGGCATATTGTCTCTCCTTGGTTCTTCCGGCTCTGGTAAAAGTATGACTTTAAAATGCATAGCGGGAATTGAAACTCCTGATGAAGGTCGAATAGTTCTTGATGATCGTGTTTTATTTGATTCTGAAGAGAAAATTAATTTGCCTCCTCAGAAGAGAAGGGTGGGATATTTGTTTCAGAACTATGCACTTTTTCCTAATATGACAGTAGAAGAAAACATCGGGGCAGGGGTAAAGTTACCCAAAAAAGAAAAAGAAAAATACATACAGGATAAAATCAAGATGTTTTTCTTGGAGGGTATGGAAAAAAAGCGCCCGTCACAGTTATCCGGAGGGCAGCAGCAGAGAGTTGCTTTAGCGAGGATACTTGCTTCCGAGCCGGATATAATCATGTTGGATGAGCCATTTTCTGCCTTGGACAGCTTTTTGAAATGGCAGCTAGAGCAGGAAATCATGGGGATTTTATCAAAATTCAACGGGAATGTGCTGCTGGTTTCCCATAACAGAAATGAGGTGTACCGTTTTTCCACTGATATAGCAGTAATTTCTGAGGGAAAAATAGAAACCGTAAATAAAAAGGAGGATTTATTTAAAAACCCAAAAACTGTTGCTGCAGCGCTTATGACAGGCTGTAAAAATATTTCTGCCATAAAGCGGTTATCAGATAATTCTTTAATGGCTATTGACTGGAACATGACATTGTTTCTTAACCGAAAAATACCTGATAAGATTAAATATGTGGGAATGAGAGCTCATTATTTCAAGTACTCGGAAAAAAGAGAAGGTACAAATATAATGTCCTGTGAAGTAGTAAAAGTTATTGAAAATCCTTTTTCCTATATTATAATGCTTAAAAATCTGAACAGAAGTTCTAATGAAAGCAATTCGTCAATCAGATGGGAAGTTGATAAAGATATATGGGAGGAAATTATTGAAAAGGGTTTGCCCATTAATTTGCTCTTCCCGGAGGAATGTATTTTACTTCTTACACCGTAG
- the modB gene encoding molybdate ABC transporter permease subunit, whose protein sequence is MDLAPLYISLKVAVIATVITVFTGIFSAYHVLKLKKFKGLIDGLFTLPMVLPPTVVGFFLLILFGRNSFIGGVLRQINISVVFSWTGAVIASSIVSFPLMYRTARGAFEQFDANLVNAARTLGMTELKIFFRVIVPNVYPGLIAGTVLAFARALGEFGATIMLAGNIPGKTRTMAVAVYTAVQAGDREQAYKWVLIICVMSFGAMVLMNFWNTRQVGKKAKKEEY, encoded by the coding sequence ATGGATTTAGCTCCTCTTTACATTTCACTTAAAGTTGCTGTTATTGCAACAGTCATAACTGTTTTTACGGGAATATTTTCAGCATATCATGTACTTAAATTAAAGAAATTTAAAGGATTAATAGACGGATTATTTACTCTACCCATGGTTTTACCCCCCACGGTTGTGGGCTTTTTTTTATTAATCCTTTTTGGAAGAAACAGTTTCATTGGTGGAGTATTGAGGCAGATAAACATAAGTGTGGTATTTTCGTGGACAGGAGCAGTTATTGCTTCTTCGATAGTTTCATTTCCGCTGATGTACCGTACCGCAAGAGGTGCATTTGAACAGTTTGATGCGAATCTTGTAAATGCGGCAAGAACTCTTGGAATGACAGAGTTGAAAATATTTTTTAGAGTTATTGTCCCAAATGTTTATCCTGGGCTAATAGCAGGAACTGTTCTTGCATTTGCCAGAGCATTAGGAGAATTCGGAGCTACCATAATGCTTGCAGGTAATATTCCGGGAAAAACTCGTACCATGGCTGTTGCAGTATATACGGCAGTTCAGGCAGGAGATAGGGAGCAAGCATACAAGTGGGTCTTAATAATATGTGTCATGTCCTTTGGGGCAATGGTACTCATGAATTTCTGGAATACCAGACAGGTCGGTAAAAAAGCTAAGAAGGAGGAATATTAA
- the modA gene encoding molybdate ABC transporter substrate-binding protein — MLKSQKTLSFYICIFILISIITGCGTQKVNDTEKKSASTANKVELLVSAAASLAGVAKDLTELYKIEKPNVNIKFTFGSSGALQTQIEEGAPSDIFISASLKQMNALEQKGLLLEDSKKELLVNKVVLILPKDSKIKLTKFQDVVSDSVSMIALGEPDSVPVGQYAQEVFKTLGIWMEVKGKAVFGSDVRQVLTWVENGDVDCGVVYQTDTIESEKIKVICEAPEGTHKPVIYPVAVLKNSKNQQEAGEFIDFLTTEKAAAVFKKNGFEIK; from the coding sequence ATGCTAAAGAGCCAAAAAACCCTTAGTTTTTATATATGTATTTTCATATTGATATCAATTATCACAGGTTGTGGTACACAGAAGGTAAATGATACTGAAAAAAAGAGTGCTAGTACGGCAAATAAAGTAGAACTTCTTGTGTCTGCTGCTGCAAGTCTGGCAGGTGTTGCAAAGGATTTGACAGAGTTATATAAAATTGAAAAACCAAATGTAAATATAAAGTTTACCTTTGGTTCATCAGGTGCATTACAAACACAAATAGAAGAAGGAGCACCGTCGGATATTTTTATTTCTGCGTCCCTGAAACAAATGAATGCACTTGAGCAAAAAGGGTTACTCCTTGAAGACTCAAAAAAAGAACTTCTGGTTAACAAAGTGGTACTGATTTTGCCAAAAGACAGCAAGATAAAACTGACAAAGTTTCAAGACGTTGTATCTGACAGCGTATCCATGATTGCACTGGGTGAACCTGACAGTGTTCCGGTAGGCCAGTACGCACAGGAAGTATTCAAAACCTTGGGCATTTGGATGGAAGTAAAAGGCAAAGCTGTATTTGGAAGTGATGTAAGACAGGTACTTACATGGGTGGAGAACGGAGACGTGGACTGTGGAGTGGTGTATCAAACAGATACTATAGAATCTGAAAAAATAAAGGTTATTTGTGAGGCTCCAGAGGGTACTCATAAGCCTGTTATATATCCGGTAGCTGTTCTAAAAAACAGTAAAAACCAACAGGAAGCCGGTGAATTTATAGATTTTTTGACTACTGAAAAGGCGGCTGCTGTATTTAAAAAGAATGGGTTTGAAATAAAATAA
- a CDS encoding homocitrate synthase, protein MKEKRYIIDTTLRDGEQTPGYAFTKAQKVNLAKLMDDAGIYQIEAGIPAMGNYEKETILEIMSHRKNALISTWNRMSKEDVNNSFDCSPDIIHITAPISYIHIYSKLNKNKAWLRKTLQECVFMAKDKGYEVTVGFEDASRADITFIISMANLLSDMGVKSIRFADTVGVLTPTRTYQCIRELIENVDIPVGIHAHNDLGMALANSLIAAKAGALYVDTTIGGIGERAGNCDLYQFITAAGGSFNIMPSYFDAANVIKEAQNLLFSGLNKTEAI, encoded by the coding sequence ATGAAGGAAAAGAGATATATAATCGACACAACTCTCCGTGACGGAGAACAGACTCCCGGGTATGCATTCACTAAAGCTCAGAAGGTAAATCTGGCAAAGTTAATGGATGATGCGGGAATTTATCAGATAGAAGCAGGCATACCTGCAATGGGTAATTATGAAAAAGAAACAATATTAGAAATCATGAGTCATAGAAAAAATGCTTTGATTTCAACATGGAACCGAATGAGCAAAGAGGATGTAAATAATTCCTTTGACTGTAGTCCAGATATTATTCACATAACTGCCCCTATCTCATATATTCACATATATTCTAAACTGAACAAAAATAAAGCATGGTTAAGAAAGACATTGCAGGAATGTGTCTTTATGGCCAAAGACAAAGGCTATGAAGTAACAGTAGGATTTGAAGATGCTTCACGAGCCGATATTACATTCATAATAAGCATGGCAAACCTGCTGTCAGATATGGGAGTAAAAAGTATAAGATTCGCAGATACGGTAGGGGTCCTTACGCCAACAAGAACTTATCAGTGTATACGTGAACTAATAGAAAATGTTGATATTCCGGTGGGAATACATGCACATAATGATTTGGGAATGGCTTTGGCCAATTCGCTGATAGCAGCTAAAGCCGGTGCTTTATACGTAGATACCACAATTGGAGGTATTGGAGAGAGAGCAGGAAACTGTGATTTATATCAGTTCATAACAGCTGCCGGAGGGAGTTTTAACATTATGCCCAGTTATTTTGATGCTGCAAATGTAATTAAAGAAGCACAAAACTTGTTGTTTTCAGGGCTTAATAAAACGGAGGCGATTTGA